In Rhizobium sp. CIAT894, the genomic window CCTACGGCATCCACGGCACGCCCGAGCCTTCCAAGATCGGCCGTACCCAGAGCCACGGCTGCATTCGCCTGACCAACTGGGATGCCACCGAGCTTGCCAAGATGGTCAAGCCGGGCGTGACCGTTGAGTTCGTGGATTGACGAAGACACGGGCGAGATCGGCGCCGCCCGCCGTTTGACACAACAATCTAGCGCCCCCCGGAGCGGCAGTTCAAATTTACTTCTCCCATCCTGAAGTTTGGAATCTGAAAGCGCGCCAAAAGCCATTAAATCTGTAGATTTCATCTCCTGACATTTAGGAGGTCGTATGAAATCGTTTATTCGCTTGGCTTTGAGCGTGTTCGCGGGTTTGGTCGCAGTCGGGACGGCACGGGCTACCGATGTCTCGGAAATTCGGGTGGATTGGGCGACTTATAACCCGGTCAGCCTCATCCTCAAGGATGAAGGCATCCTGGAAAAGGAATTCGAAAAGGACGGGATCAAGATAACCTGGGTCCAGTCCGCCGGCTCCAACAAGGCGCTGGAATTCTTGAATGCCGGCTCCCTCGACTTCGGCTCGACCGCCGGTGCGGCGGCCTTGATCGGCCGCATCAACGGCAATCCGATCAAATCCATCTACGTCTATTCGCGTCCGGAATGGACCGCGCTGGTCACACGCAGCGATACCGGCATCGCCAAGGTCGAGGACCTCAAGGGCAAATCCATCGCCGTGACGCGCGGCACCGATCCGCATATTTTCCTGGTCCGCGCGCTCGCTGATGCCGGCCTCACCGAAAAGGACGTTTCGCTT contains:
- a CDS encoding aliphatic sulfonate ABC transporter substrate-binding protein — encoded protein: MKSFIRLALSVFAGLVAVGTARATDVSEIRVDWATYNPVSLILKDEGILEKEFEKDGIKITWVQSAGSNKALEFLNAGSLDFGSTAGAAALIGRINGNPIKSIYVYSRPEWTALVTRSDTGIAKVEDLKGKSIAVTRGTDPHIFLVRALADAGLTEKDVSLVLLQHADGRLALKRGDVDAWAGLDPIMASAEIEDGDVLFYRKPENNSWGVLNVREEFAAAHPDIVKRVLASYEKARAEALKDPGKLKAALVAATKLPETVIDRQLERTNLGYSVIGDAQRETIVAAGLALQKADVIKADVDIKQTVSALIDPSYVSAALGQ